In Malus sylvestris chromosome 2, drMalSylv7.2, whole genome shotgun sequence, the genomic stretch CACCCTTTTTTGAAAGAGTACGGTGCCGGCTGTATACACAAAATTGTAATATCATTTGTCTTAATACAGAAAGATTAGTGTAAGGTTAGTATGGTTGGAGAGAAAAGGACATAACTAGCTAGGCCTCCAAGCTAGCTTTTAATAAACTTTTTTATTCTGGTAATAACATAATAAtgacatattataatatatgatgccactaaattaattaataaaggtTACAAGGTTTTGTTGTCTTATTCAAGGATTTGTTGTCTAGGTTATATATCAGCGGGAACTTAATTATCTCATCAAGTAATTAATATGGCTTTCTAAAACAAATCAACATTTAAGGACGGCTGATAATTATTTcgtaatttttttagtttgaaCGTATATATGAGGAAAGCATAGATATCCAGGaaatgagaaatgaagaaggatGATGGAATTGAGGAGAATTGTTGAGAAGTACTAACGAGACTCTTAAATTGAGACTTTTTATAGAATATTTGTCACCTCACACTTTAATGTCAATTGACAtgctaacattataaaacattatgcaAAAAACATGAGATGATAGAGAGTCCATATATAATTGCACTTTTGAAAGAGACTCTTTAACATTTCTCATTTGTTGGTTTTATTTCATATGATTTTTTTCTTGTACATTTCTCCCTTCATCATCCTTGATCCACTCTTTTTCATGCATTTTCCCATGTATCACTAGTTAAcacaaaaagttaaaatttaaaaaaaaaaggtaacaaagaagaataataaataaataaatacattttAATTAGTACACACATGATGgcagccattatatttttctgttCCTCACCAATTGTCAATCTCACATTTTTATGGTCTTCAAAAGTACTCCTTTGAAGGACCCATCAGCATTAGAATTGATAGGTCATCAATTTTGTGACATAAAAATACAAAGATCGCACACACCTTTGTCAGTAAAAAAAATACTCCATGGTTTATTAACATGCATTATATTCCCAAATGTCACAAGTTAAATTAGTTACCTAACTAGATCATAGTCCTTTAAAATGGGTAATTAACAGCTACTCTAATTCACactatgaaaaatgtgaaggtTAGAATCCGGGACGCAGGGAGTTGAAAAATAGACCATATCGATCAAGATAATATACCATTTAAGAATTGAATAAAAATGTACTTATGAAAAGATAATCCATGAGAAATAAACATAAAAgttatatttattatatttagaATGAACAAAGAAGAATTACAGAACTGACGAAATTTCCCACCAGCCCGGATGTGAAATATTGGGTTAATTATCCTCAACCGTGCAATCAAATCACACAATCAAATCTTTTTCCCCTCAGACGCCGATGATCTATTAACAATGTACAACTTTCTCTACCCAGTGCGGATGACCACAGATAATCACCCCCACCACTCTCTCATTATTTTCCTCAGTAAGGTAGTCACACCATGCACATACATACATGGCATAACTTCTAAATCTTTCCCTCAGCAGGCATAGAACTCGACTAACTCGTCCATTGACTCGGGCTGTGGATCGGCATTCTCGATCATCCACAACAAGTGCTCGAACAGCACCACCTCGCATGCGACGTTGATCGTGTCGTCGTCTGACCTGTCGGCCAGCTCCTTGAAAAGCGGGTGGTCTACGACGTCGGAGGCCACAAGGTAACGTCTTCTGGACTTGCCCACATAGACGGGGCGGAGGTCTCCTGAAATTATTACGTCGGTGGAGTAATCTTCATCCGCGGCGGAGACCACGGAGTTGAGGCTGCGGCGGCTGTTCTGCTTGCTGAAGGAGTTCCACTTCTTCAGCACTGACTTGAGCTTTGTTAGCTTCCCACCTTTGGCCATTGATATGAATGgttttcagagagagagagagagagagagagagagagagatttgtttGAGAGTTGAGGAGCGTTGTGTTGCTTTTGGGGGATTTGGAAAGGGGAAGGAAGGTTCATATTTAAACGGAACTTAGGTAAGGGAAAGGGGTGTAATTGTAATATCATAGATTAATGGGGCTAATTGCATGAGGAAATTTACAGGGATTATTATGTGTGCTGTGAATATTTTCTACctaggaattaaaaaaaaaaagatgtactTTGCGGCGCAAATAATCAGTTTGGTATATGTATATGTAGTCGGTTGTATAGTTTAagtgattaagagtatttacTCTTACGTATTTAGATTGAATTGATTCAAAATTTGATATCATAGATGTGATAGGGTGCTTCATTTTTCTCAATTATGCATATTTACtttaaaattgatagaagtgATAGGGTGCATTATATGAAAAATCTTTGTTAAATTAAAGAAACCACCAATTCAAGGAGAAAtattgatttgacaaaaatactctcTATTTAACGGAGATTTCTCAcggaatgactaaaatgattgatgatgaacaatctcagagaccacttGTATCGATTCTAAATTTCAAAGGCGAAAGTGAAGAGTTATTTGAATTTCAAAGaccattaaaaaaatttaaaaaaaaaaaaaaaaccctttaaaATGTGACGTTAACCATACACACTAGAGAATCCTGGCTCTTATACATATATGACCAATTAAATTTATAGTCTTactatataaacatataaaattGTTGAGTAAGAGGAAATCAGCATGCGGATTTCCGCACATTATTCCTTCAAAGTTTGGTTGCTGTCTGATGCTTACTAGAAAGTTATTGGTCTCCACGATGAGAATGAAATATATTcactcctttaaaaaaaaaaacaaaactgatTTCATTCTAAtatttttcatttcaatttcaaattaCAAAAGTATTGTCACTGAAAGAGACAGACATGTGCAAATGGTGTTTTCAAGAACGTCGTCGTCAAATCGATCATGCATAATTCATTAGCTTGTCTGAACTtgttcattgttttttttttttttttggtaaacgatttgagaaggtgaattaaatttaaaaataattgagaATTAAGAAGATTATCGTTGCCTCCATCTTCCAGAATATTATAACTTCAATTGCTAAGGCAATTGGTGTGTTTCAACGATGGAATGTGCTTTAGCAATGTCCTTAGATGGATTCTAGAATAAATCACCGTAAATGTAGGTAAAATatgatacatttttttttccctaattGTTGAAGGAGTGAGATTCGAACTTAAAACTCTATTAATATTGTGGTTTAAGAGCATTTTGTTTGTGGTATGGCGTAAGTGTAAAACTGCAAAACATATTACCAATTTTCATAGCCTCTGTTTTAGACCTAGATATACAATGACTATATGACTATATGCAATCACAACAAATTAAGTTGTATGGCGAAAACTAAGCTAGTTACAATTAGATatcaaaaaatcacaaaaaaaataatttaatcagATTAATGAATCGGATTTGAGAGCTTCTCTGGCTAAATAAAGACAACTATTACTAGTCCAATGGTACGTAGCAAGTTATATTCATATCCTCTAAAAAAATGAGTCTAAGTATTAAGTGTCTAAATGAAACAGATGAAAATATTGTAACTACTTAGAAATAATTGGGCACTATTAACATCATAATTGGTGGTTAGTTTGGCATTTTATGACAAATCTTGATAAAGATACATGACGGCCGCTGGTGAGCAAAAACATGTGAACAACACATGGACTAAGCATGTCCTAGAATATTTGAGCCATGTCTACATACTATTAACATTTGTCACACCCATACCTCCCCCACGTGGATTTGTGCAACTATGTATAAGTTGTATAACTAGAGTGGTAATGGACTCATTTTCTTGTCAAATTATTTCGAATATTGTGTGTAAAATAATGGTTGATCCTAACCAGCTGATATTTAACTAATTGCATTTTGATTGTTTAATACTAGATAATTCAAAATGTTTTTATCATGTCAATTGTCATGTTCTCCACAAATCAgtttaaacaaattttgttgtgTGATGTCATTTTCATGCGAGAAAATTGAATTTAGAAGTCTAAGAAAAGAAGGACCATGCATTACACTAATAACtagtttaaaaaaattagttgtGTTAGTATCTTAATTATTTACTTTCTGTTTCGTCCCAATTTAGCACCTACTCGACCCATATATTAAGGATTATGATTGTTTTTTGGATAAAGGTTGAATCAATTTATGTTCAGAGTCCTAATTAAAGACAGCGAGATTTGGTTGCGATAGAGTTTCGGCTGAGAATAAGTCCAGCAAAATAAGACAGCGAGATTTGGTTGCGATAGAGTTTCGGCTGAGAATAAGTCCAGTATATTATGCCATAGAATTGAAATATTATTAGAATTATACTATTTGGTATACTTGGCCATTACAGAATTATTGTATACATACAAGAGGTTTTGCAATGTAGAAAACTTTCACTCTACGCGAAAACCCTTCTCACAaccctgaagaaaaaaaatacgaaGGATCCTAACCCTCTCGTCTATACATACACTATGTTGACAATTtgcgacatcttcagtttgaatAAATAAACAACACTGGAACCATAGACCCAGGCGATTTAGaagcatctttagtttggacaaGTAAACACCACTGCTTCTGGTTGGTTGGTTATCAATCCAAATCTCGGCCGACCAAGAATTCTTAATTCTTTCTCCTAAAGAAGTCACTTCATTAGCCCCGAGAAGTGAGGTGTTTTATGATCGGTTACTCTGATTTGTACTTCACAGTTCAGCATTCAGACGACTGAGCCACGTTCATCATAAAGACAAACATCTACTTTGAGTACCTTTGCCCGTATATCTTGACAGAGATTCGGCACTTATATTCTCACGAATATAGTTGAAGTTGCCGAACCCAGTACAGAAGATTTTGAACTTCGCAGTGGATTAAGCAAGATTGTCTTCAAGTTCTAGAACCCTAGGCTGAGAGGTGTTCCTTTTTCAACCGTAGTTGCTCAGGTGCAGAAGCTATTAGCAATGCATTCAATACCACCACTACTTAAGGGTGGCACGATTTGATTCAGTGCGGTTTTAAATGAAACCGCAATCAAAACCGTAACTTTTTGCCCTGCAGTTCGGTgtggttttgaagccaaaatcgaaataaaaccaaattgttttggtttggtttttgagaaaaaatatacaatttaaaatttatacttATCTGCACATAACACGATCTCATTTTCCACACAATACATTAATTAACCAACCCACATGAGAATTCTTTTCTTTACTCTAGCTAGCTAATTACACAGATGATAGACTTTGTGAGCAGGAAAGTACCCAAATGGAGTGCTCCGGCTTATTACTTGATTAGAGATTCGGTCTTTGTATCTCTCCTTATGTGACTACTCTTATTTGATGCTCATTGTTTCTTTTTGAGTTTTCATTTGCATTTCTCATTAGTCTATTATATAGGTTGTCATTCTGAACTTGAAAATTAGGGTTATGAGGTGCTTTTACTGGTAATAAAATTGTCATCTTTTCTGTAAAGAAACATTGAGATGTCAAGCTTGATAAGGGATATAAATTGGAAAAAAGAATCATTATTATGACATGTACATACTAAATGTATGGACTATAACAAACAACTAATTAAAACATGACATCTAATTTGAGGTGCGGTTTCAGTTTCTgtgcggttttcaaaagccaaaacaaaaaccaaaccgtttcCTACAatgcggttcggtttcaaaaccgcaaaaccgaACCGTTCGGTGTGGTCTGATTTGGTTTGTGTTTCGATTTCAGTTTTTGGTTTCAAGTGCCCATCCCTACCACTACTTCGTCTATTTTACTCGGCCAACCAAGCTCGTTCGCAAGTTGGCATGCCCAAATTTACAAAAACGACGTAGTTAGCTCAATAGTTGCTCGACTTGCACGCAACGTAGGCTTTGCATTTTTATTGTCaacactttcttttttttatttcaagtaTCTTATTTACTTTACATAATCTTGTCATGTTATATCCAATGATTTAGTTAGTAAGTAACTGTTGATAACATCAACTAATTGTGACTGATGCGTAGTATATATTATCTGACTTGTTAGTTCAATTTCTTGTTCATTCATTAGCTGTGCCGATAAAACAACACGTCTACTTAAGCACTAATAAGACGACCCTCTCTATAAGGGATCAAAAGATCAATGgattaaataaaacaaaaacgtGATACGTGGTTGAGAGCCATCGGGAGAAAAGATGTTTAAGATTCTTCATGTCCTCCTACATATTCATACATCAGTTTATAGTCAGTTGTTTCTATACAACATTATATTTATACTAGGCAGGTGAAGTGAGGCCCGCTAACTCACACAATGAGTTATTCAGAACaaatataatattaaatttGTATGATTAAAAGGAAGACAAATTAAAATttcttacttacaaataaaaaaatacaactAAACTGTAATGTTAAATAAGTTTGGTCAAAAATCAAAGAGCAGAAAATGGTGTAAATAATAGAGATATGCAATCTGATTCTCTGTTAGAGACACAATCTCATATTTTGCAGGCGGGTATGTGACAAAGAGCATGTGATGAACAAAATCTTTAATCACATTTTGTGAACCATATAATTATTTGCTCtttttattaagaaaaattaaaaaaattagtatgGACAAGAAACTTTTCGAATTGATTCCTACTGATTGGATAAAATAAATtggaacaaaatattaaaagatCTTGATTGGTTTTAAGATAAATAAGTACAAGACCACAGTATGATGTCTCTCTATTTCTGTAGCAATGGGTAAATAATATAGGTTCCAAATCATGTGCTTAAGAAAATCTGGTCGACCTCATTTATACATTAATGcaattatcttttttatttttttgggaacCTTAACGTAAAGCTTcaagtactattcactttaacgaaaaatcaatactgatactattcactttaccctttattttgtccttatcgttaaaacttaaagttttcaaggccttttcattaattttcctttttttttttcaaatgagaTTAGTGGGTAGCTTCACCACGACAATCCACCTTTCCAGGAGCTAGAAAGACTCACATAGGCATTTCAGCCTTTCCTGGTCACCGTTGTATGATTCACAAGTGCAAGGAATCGAACCCAAGACGTGCCATGTGAAAGACGAGCCTGAAATTCGTTCCCAACCATGGTTATGTTAGTTTTGTCTTGCTAATTTATGAGGCTCACATTTATCTGTTATCATAGACGTTAAGAATCAGAGAAAAAGATAATAAACTTACTAGGTAAATTTACTGACATTGTGTTTGATCATGCACCAAGTTAAATACTCTAATATGTTgtgcaaaaaaattgaaagaaaatggaaaacacTATAACATGATGTAATAGATGTTATTTTTCAATATACACGCAATATTCGACAACAAATTCATCTAAACTATAACAAAAAGGATTCGAACTCAAGAAGAGAGAACACTGCTTTGTAGATGATGTCATAGATGTTAGTTAATTGAATTGCGACACTATTTTTCTCCAACTTGGGCTTTATCCCACTCAAATTTCTCGAGGTAAGGTTCTATTGAAGGTAAAGAATAGTAGAATAATTGGCTTCTTGCGGACAAATTAGACTTTGCCATATGtaaagaaaaacattttttgttttacagtTTTAATATGGTGTTTTTGTAAGTATTTTAGATTGTTACTTACAATTAAATGAATAACTTCTTACATGTAACGAGCAAATAAAAGTAAACAAACCTAAACCTCCCCACTGCTGTTGGAATTTGAAGTTCATGATGTTTTTACAAGAGAATGAGGGTGGGCCTGCCTAATGGGTTTCATCGTGAAGAAGTATCCATTGAAGAAAGTGGACTATTCCAAGACTAACAAGAGGCTTGGATTCTTGGTAGGTCCGTTTGAGACTAAAATGCCGGCTGGATACATTAAGGCCCGTTCAAATCGGAGAGTGTACTTGGGCcacttgagaaaaaaaaatccgtATCGCTCAATACTTACGAAATATTGAAGTAAAATTACATAACTagccagaaaaagaaaaggagttttaacgaaaagtccgtggtactgtttactttaacgaaaaaccacatttttacactaaaaagtcaaatctggtactattcactttaccctttattttgtccttatagttaaaactcaaagttttcaagccattttcattagttttcctaaaaagaaAAGAGTGATTTGTCTTTGTGAGCATATCATGATTAGACATATGTGTATAATTATTTTCTAAgagttgttattgacactccaaaaataaaattgtgcGTTAACTAATAATTAAAGAACAAATATatccacttagtactacgatattcctcttcatttgttagtaagaggtcttaggttcgattatcgccaaaagcgaatttgaaccacattattgctagtacATGATGAGGCTAAGCCGACCTCCCTCCCCTTATTGTAGAtacattagaagaaaaaaaagaacaaatagaTAAAAGGGAAATATAAAAGACTGTTTTGAAATGTTAAtaacaattattttttattcttattttgatTTGCATATATAACAACCTTTAACATGTTGGGAATAAGGACTTTACATGTACAATGATCACACAGTTATATTTCTGCACGCATGCTAGATCTAAAAGTCCATGACACACAGGTCACATACAACTTTCTAACAGTATACTCATGTAttttaaaaatcttattctacactcttcataaatgtaatttttttattaattataaaaaatttagagtactaaatgaaaattttaaaatacaaataacaatttcctattacatattaaattttatttcatttcacGTAGCgttatattataaaattaaaacgTCGCTTTAATTGTGCACCAGCCCTTTAACtcttgagattttttagtgtgaccgaTATACGAGGTGGTACACCATATGTCATTATACGAATGGTGGGATATATGTCCTAAAAAGTTAaaacttataaaataaaatttctcacaa encodes the following:
- the LOC126607933 gene encoding auxin-responsive protein SAUR76-like; its protein translation is MAKGGKLTKLKSVLKKWNSFSKQNSRRSLNSVVSAADEDYSTDVIISGDLRPVYVGKSRRRYLVASDVVDHPLFKELADRSDDDTINVACEVVLFEHLLWMIENADPQPESMDELVEFYAC